Part of the Eikenella corrodens genome is shown below.
TTTTTCACGTCGGAAACGCTTACTTCGGCCAGCGGTATTTGCCCAATATGGGGAAACACGTCCTTTTGCATATCGGCAAGGATGCGTTCGGCGTGGGCGGGCTGCCAGCGGTGCAGGTTGTCGGTGTGCCATCGGCGCGCTAGGGCTTCGAAGGTATTCAGGGCGGCAGCTTTTCGCTCTTGTTTTTCCTGTTGCTTGGCGGCAGCGGGGTCTTGACCGTCTGAAAGCAGGCGGCGGGCGTTCTCTGCCTCCTGCCTCGCTTCGGAGAGGGAAACGGCAGGATACTTGCCGATAGTCAGCGTTTTTTCCTTGCCGTCGATACGGTATTTCAAGCGGAAGATTTTACCGCCTGCCGGAGTAACTTCCAGATACAGGCCGCCGCCGTCAAACAGCTTGGCCTTCTTTCCTGTGCCGGTAGGTTTCGCGTTCTTGATTTGGCGGTCGTTCAGGGGCATTCTGGGGGTATATTTTTGAGGGCGTTTTCTGGATGCCCCCAATCATACCCCCACAAAGGGGGCAATTCAATTAGACGGCATTAGACGGGATTAGCTTAGCAAGGAAAGAGAAAGGATAACTTGAATCAGCCTGAAACCCTTGCCTGTATTGAATTTGGCTGATTGCATTGGATGGCGTTAGACGTAAAAAAACAGCCCGAAAATTTGGGCTGTTTCTATTTGATGGTGCCGACAATGAGACTTGAACTCATACGACCTACGGTCACTACCCCCTCAAGATAGCGTGTCTACCAATTCCACCATGTCGGCTGAAAATCAGAATTCGTTTTTACTCCGGAATAACCGGCTGACTGGCTGCTGTAGGTTGGGAAGTAGCCGGAGCGTGATATTGTGCAGCGGGTGCATCCAAACCAAGTTTGCTGCTGCCCTGCTTGGATGAAATAATGCTGAGTGTCAAGCAGCAGCAGAAAAATACAGTAGCGGCAATAGCGGTGCTGCGGCTGAGGAAGTTGGCGCTGCCGCCAGAACCGAATACGCCTTGCGCGCTACCCGTGCCAAAAGCGGCACCGGCATCAGCACCCTTGCCTTGCTGCACCAGCACCAGGCCGATGACGGCAATCGAGGCAAAGCCGCCGATAATCATAATAAGGGTTTTGAAAGCTTCCATGTTTGTTTCGCTATTTATTGTTTTGCTGCGGCTTGAACGATGGCGGCAAAACTGTCGGCCTGCAAGGATGCGCCGCCGACTAAGGCACCGTCTACATTTGGCAGGGTCAGGATGGTTTGTGCATTTTGTGCATTGACACTGCCGCCGTAAAGAGCGCGGATATTAGCACTCTTGTTGGCGAAAGACAAGAGTTCTGCGTAAATAAAAGCGTGCATATCGGCAATTTGTCCGGCTGAGGCCACTTGGCCGGTGCCGATGGCCCACACCGGCTCGTAGGCGACGGCGATGTGGGGCATGGCTTTACCGCGCAATACGGAGAGTTGCTCGGCCACTACGGCCTGTTCCTGCGCAGCTTGGCGTTGGGTTAGGGTTTCACCCACGCACAGAATCGGGATGAGTCTGGCGGCTAAGGTGTTGTCTAATTTGGCGGAGAGTGCTTCGTTGTTTTCACCGAAATACTGGCGGCGTTCGGAGTGGCCGAGCAGCACGAATTGTGCGCCCAGGTCGGCCAGCATGGCAGCGGAGGTTTCGCCGGTAAACGCGCCGTCTTTATCGAAGCGGCTGACATCTTGTGCGCCGACGGGCAGGGCGGGGGCGGCTTGTTTCAAATCGGGCAGATAGGGCAGGGGGGCGGCAATGCCGGTGCTGACGTTTTCAGGTAGCCTTTGTGCCGCCCATGCTTGGGCGAATGCCGCTGTCGAGCTGCGGCGGCCGTTCATTTTCCAGTTGCCGATAATCCAGGGTTGTTGCCAATTCATGCTGTGCCGTCCTTTCGGTTGCGGGATGGTCTGGGCTTACTCTGCAGGGGCAGTTGCGGTTTGGGTTTGTTCTGCTGCGGCAGTCAGGCGTGCCATTTGGGTGGCGATGCCTTGTTCGATTTTGGCCATGGAGCCGGATTCGACTTCGTGGTAGGCCTCGAGTAGGGCATATTTGAAGGCTTCTACGTCTGCGCCGCCGTGGCTTTTGATCACGATGCCGCGCAGGCCGAGGAAGATGGCGCCGTTGAATTTGCGCGGGTCGAGGCGGTTTTTGAAGCCGCGCAGGGTGGGCAGTGCCAGCAGGGCCGCCAGTTTGTTCAGCCAGTTGCGGTTGAATTCTTCGCGGATAATGCCGCCGATGAATTTAACTGCTCCTTCAATGGCTTTTAGTACGGCATTGCCGGTAAAGCCGTCGGCCACCACAACATCGACTTCGCCGCTGAACACGGCGTTGCCTTCTACGTTGCCGACAAAATTCAGCGGGCTTTGTTGCAACAGCTGGTGTGCTTCTTTAATCACGCTGCCGCCTTTGATGTCTTCAGTGCCGACATTAAGCAGGCCGATACGCGGTTGGCTGTTGCGCGGATACATGGCGCCGAACAGTTCGCCACCCATCACGGCAAATTGCAGCAGCTGGGCGGCAGAGCAATCCACGTTGGCACCCAAATCCAGCATCAGGGCGAGACCGCCGCCTTTGGAGGGCATGAATTTGGCAATCGCCGGCCGATCGATGCCGGGCAGGGTTTTGAGCACGAAGCGAGCGGTAGCCATGAGGGCGCCAGTATTGCCAGCCGATACGGCGGCCTGCGCTGCCCCTTCTTTCACCTGGCTGATGGCCACACGCATAGAGGAGTCTTTTTTGTTTTTCAAGGCTGACTGCGGGGCTTCGTCCATGCCCACCACTTCGCTGGCATGTATGATTTGCAGCCGCTCGTGTGAAGCGTGTTCGCCCAGAGCGCTGCGGATGGCTTCTGCATTGCCTACTAGAATGAGTTTGACATCGGTTTTTTCTTGTAGGAAGGCCAAGGCTGCCGGAATGGTAACCGTGAGGCCGGCATCGCCGCCCATGGCGTCTATGGCTAAAGTGATCATTTGATTCTGTGCTTCCGTTGTGTTCCGTTGCCGTGCCATGAGGCTACCTGAAAAATAGAATAGAGTAGCGGCGGACGGATGGTTTCAGGTAGCCCTTAGGGCAGTTGCGGTTTTTGAGCGGCTAGAGCGTTGTGTTCGGTGATGTCGTCGGCATCCCAGGGGTAGTTGATCCACCAATCGGGCGTAACCAGGCCGCTGAAATAGGCGATATCGGGCGGGAGGATACCTTTTTTTGCTTTGATTTTTTCGTGCAATACAGCCACACTCATCGAGGCAAAGTCTTCTTTTTGCAGCTGCTCGAGGCAGAATTGCAGGGTAACGCGGCTGTCGTCCACTTCGTCCACCACCAAAACGTGTTTGCCTTTCAGGCTTTCCGGCATGGGGTCGAGCCATTGAACTTTCTGCACGGAATCACGAGTGGTGTGGCTCTGGTCGTTGCAGTAATAGGCGGTGGTGATGGCGTAGATTGGAATATTCAGGAAGCTGCGCAGTATCCGTGCGGGGATAAAACCGCCGCCGCCGATGGCGATCATCGCATCGTAGCGGGTGCCGGACGCTTGGATTTTTTGTGCCAATTGGCGAATGGCTTGATGAATTTCGTCGTAGGTATACCAAATTTTTTCCGACATTTTCAATCCTTTGTTGAGTCGGCGCAGCGCGGGTTGTCGTTGTTGGGGCGTATGCGTAACGACAGATTGTAAACAGCTGCTGAATGGAGGGCAACTCATCGGCAAGGCTGAAGCAGTTTCAGGCTACCTGAAACTTCAGCTTGATTTGCTGCCCTATGCTTGTAATGCAAAAAAGCCAGTAATTGCTAAGGGCAATCTGCTGGCTTGGAATCGGCCTATGGCTGATTTACTCGTCTTTGGCCTTCACCACTTTGCGGCCACGGTACATGCCGTTGGCGGAAATGTGGTGCGGGCGGTGTACTTCACCGGTAGCGCTGTCTACAGACAGAGCGGGAGCGGTCAGCGCGTCGTGGGCGCGGTGCATGCCGCGGCGGGAGGGGGATTTTTTGTTTTGTTGAACAGCCATGTTGCAAACTCCTGAGGATAAACCTGAATAAAAAAATTAACGACCACTTTTCAACGCCGCCAAAGCAGCAAACGGATTGGGGCGATCTTGATTGACGGCATCGAGCTTATCAGAATGGCAGCTTTCGTGGCAGGGGGCATACGGCAGCGCCATCAAAATTTGCTCTTCCACCAGCGTGCCGACATCCAACTGCGCCTCCGGCAACATGCCTTCGAGCTCTTCTTCGGCCGCCATGGCTTCATCCAGCGCCTCTTCGCTGTCAAACAAAACGATACGCGCCTGTTCGTTTAAAGCAAAGGGCAGCGGCTGCATGCAGCGTTGGCAAACCAGCGACAACTGTGCTGAAACCGACAAATCCAAATACAGGCGCTGCCGTTTGTCGCAGCCGCCCTGTAAGGCAAAAGACACCGGCGTTTGCCGTTCGGCCAAAAACTCGTGCCGGCTCACGCGCTCATCCATCTCGCTTAGCCGGATTTCGCCGGCCAGATGCTGCGCCTGTTCGGCCAGCGCTTTCGGATCAATCAAAATAGGGTCTGACATAAACGCGTCATGATATAATCAGCCGCCTGAAACGTCAATATTTTAATACGGTTTATGAACACAGTCCTGCCGATTGTCCTCGCTTCTTCTTCGCTGTTCCGACGGCAACAGCTGGCCAAGCTCGGCCTGCAATTTGAAACCGCCTCGCCTGATTGCGATGAAACGCCGCTGCCCGGAGAAGCCCCCCGCCAAACTGCCCAACGTTTGGCCGAGGCCAAAGCCCGCGCACTGGCTGCACGTTTCCAGCAGCATTTGATTATCGGTGCCGACCAAGTGGCCTGCTGCAACGGGCAGCAGTTGGGCAAGCCGATGGACGTGGCGAAAGCACAACAAATGCTGGCTGAAACCGCCGGGCAAGAGCTGCATTTTTACAGCGCATTGTGTGTGCTCAATACGTTTTCAGGCAGCCTGCACCGCCATGTGGATACCACCACGGTGAAGATGCGCCCGCTTATCGCGCAGCAAATCGCCCGTTATCTGGAGCGTGAACCGGACGCAGTTTATTGCGCCGGCGGCGCGAAAAGTGAAGGTTTGGGCGGCGCACTGATTGAACGCATCGACAGTAGTGATCCCAATGCCCTCATCGGCCTGCCGATTTTTCGGCTGATTGATTTTTTGCAGGCTGAAGGGGTGGCGGTTTTGTGAGCTTGAGGCTACCTGAAATTTCAGGTAGCCTCATTAAAATGTTTGAATGAATCAAGAAGGCAAGTTATGTTTATCGTTTCCCTAAACTATATCAAACCATTATCCGAGATTGAGGCTTATCTGCCCGCCCACATCGACTATCTCGACCGCCACTATGCCGCCGGCACGTTTTTGCTTTCCGGCCGCAAAGAACCGCGCACCGGCGGCGTGATTATCGTGCGTGCCGACAGCCGGGCGCAGGTCGAGGCCGTGATTGCCGAAGACCCGTTTTACCAAGCCAAACTGGCCGAATACCAAATCACCCAATTTATCCCCACCAAAACCGCCGCCGATTTGGATGCCTACCGTGAAACGCTTTGATACGGCATAGGTTACCTGAAAGCGAAGCTTCAACGCAGTTAAAATGAGTGAGGCGAGTTTCTCCGAAGCTAAAACGCACCAGCAAGTTTCCGAATAGTGAGAGATAGCCCACCAAATTTTCAGGTAGCCTTTTCTAAGCCAGCAACAAAACTATGCAACCCACTTTATTCCTTATCCCCACTCCGCTAGGCAGCCCGGATACCCCCTGCCTTCTGCCGCACGAGCAAAAGCTGCTGGCCGGGCTCACCGACTTTGTGGTTGAAGGCGAGAAAACCGCCCGCGCCTGCCTGCGCCATTTCGGTTTGAACGCTCCGCTGCAAGAGCTTAGCCTGCGTACGTTAAACAAGCACACCGAACCTGCCGAATTGCCCGATTTGCTGCAACCGCTGCACCAAGGCCGCAGCATGGGTTTGCTCAGCGAAGCCGGCTGCCCCGCGGTGGCCGACCCCGGCGCGGCGCTGGTGGCACTGGCGCATCGCGCCGGATTTGCCGTGTGGCCGCTGGTGGGGCCGTCCAGCCTGATGCTCGCCCTGATGGCTTCCGGCGCCAACGGCCAGCAGTTTGCCTTTCGCGGCTATCTGCCTGCCGATTCTGCCGGGCGGGCAGGCTACCTGAAAACCATCGAGCAGGATTCGCAGCGCCGCAACGAAAGCCAAATTTTCATCGAAACCCCATATCGCAACAACGCCTTGCTGGCCGATGCCGTAGCCACGTTGCAAGCCGATACCCTGTTGTGCGCCGCCAGCAACCTCACCCTGCCCGAACAGCGCATCATCAGCATGATGGCGGGCGAGTGGCGCAAGCAGCCGCAACTGCCCGACCTGCACAAGCAGCCGACCGTATTTGTGGTGTATGCTGCCGGTCAAACGCCTGCGCCTGCCCGCAAA
Proteins encoded:
- the secG gene encoding preprotein translocase subunit SecG, which translates into the protein MEAFKTLIMIIGGFASIAVIGLVLVQQGKGADAGAAFGTGSAQGVFGSGGSANFLSRSTAIAATVFFCCCLTLSIISSKQGSSKLGLDAPAAQYHAPATSQPTAASQPVIPE
- the rpmF gene encoding 50S ribosomal protein L32, translated to MAVQQNKKSPSRRGMHRAHDALTAPALSVDSATGEVHRPHHISANGMYRGRKVVKAKDE
- a CDS encoding tyrosine-type recombinase/integrase, whose protein sequence is MPLNDRQIKNAKPTGTGKKAKLFDGGGLYLEVTPAGGKIFRLKYRIDGKEKTLTIGKYPAVSLSEARQEAENARRLLSDGQDPAAAKQQEKQERKAAALNTFEALARRWHTDNLHRWQPAHAERILADMQKDVFPHIGQIPLAEVSVSDVKNVIVD
- the tpiA gene encoding triose-phosphate isomerase, with translation MNWQQPWIIGNWKMNGRRSSTAAFAQAWAAQRLPENVSTGIAAPLPYLPDLKQAAPALPVGAQDVSRFDKDGAFTGETSAAMLADLGAQFVLLGHSERRQYFGENNEALSAKLDNTLAARLIPILCVGETLTQRQAAQEQAVVAEQLSVLRGKAMPHIAVAYEPVWAIGTGQVASAGQIADMHAFIYAELLSFANKSANIRALYGGSVNAQNAQTILTLPNVDGALVGGASLQADSFAAIVQAAAKQ
- a CDS encoding YceD family protein, producing the protein MSDPILIDPKALAEQAQHLAGEIRLSEMDERVSRHEFLAERQTPVSFALQGGCDKRQRLYLDLSVSAQLSLVCQRCMQPLPFALNEQARIVLFDSEEALDEAMAAEEELEGMLPEAQLDVGTLVEEQILMALPYAPCHESCHSDKLDAVNQDRPNPFAALAALKSGR
- a CDS encoding YciI family protein, producing the protein MFIVSLNYIKPLSEIEAYLPAHIDYLDRHYAAGTFLLSGRKEPRTGGVIIVRADSRAQVEAVIAEDPFYQAKLAEYQITQFIPTKTAADLDAYRETL
- a CDS encoding SAM-dependent methyltransferase → MQPTLFLIPTPLGSPDTPCLLPHEQKLLAGLTDFVVEGEKTARACLRHFGLNAPLQELSLRTLNKHTEPAELPDLLQPLHQGRSMGLLSEAGCPAVADPGAALVALAHRAGFAVWPLVGPSSLMLALMASGANGQQFAFRGYLPADSAGRAGYLKTIEQDSQRRNESQIFIETPYRNNALLADAVATLQADTLLCAASNLTLPEQRIISMMAGEWRKQPQLPDLHKQPTVFVVYAAGQTPAPARKRR
- the plsX gene encoding phosphate acyltransferase PlsX, with amino-acid sequence MITLAIDAMGGDAGLTVTIPAALAFLQEKTDVKLILVGNAEAIRSALGEHASHERLQIIHASEVVGMDEAPQSALKNKKDSSMRVAISQVKEGAAQAAVSAGNTGALMATARFVLKTLPGIDRPAIAKFMPSKGGGLALMLDLGANVDCSAAQLLQFAVMGGELFGAMYPRNSQPRIGLLNVGTEDIKGGSVIKEAHQLLQQSPLNFVGNVEGNAVFSGEVDVVVADGFTGNAVLKAIEGAVKFIGGIIREEFNRNWLNKLAALLALPTLRGFKNRLDPRKFNGAIFLGLRGIVIKSHGGADVEAFKYALLEAYHEVESGSMAKIEQGIATQMARLTAAAEQTQTATAPAE
- a CDS encoding Maf family protein, yielding MNTVLPIVLASSSLFRRQQLAKLGLQFETASPDCDETPLPGEAPRQTAQRLAEAKARALAARFQQHLIIGADQVACCNGQQLGKPMDVAKAQQMLAETAGQELHFYSALCVLNTFSGSLHRHVDTTTVKMRPLIAQQIARYLEREPDAVYCAGGAKSEGLGGALIERIDSSDPNALIGLPIFRLIDFLQAEGVAVL
- a CDS encoding phosphoribosyltransferase, producing the protein MSEKIWYTYDEIHQAIRQLAQKIQASGTRYDAMIAIGGGGFIPARILRSFLNIPIYAITTAYYCNDQSHTTRDSVQKVQWLDPMPESLKGKHVLVVDEVDDSRVTLQFCLEQLQKEDFASMSVAVLHEKIKAKKGILPPDIAYFSGLVTPDWWINYPWDADDITEHNALAAQKPQLP